In a single window of the Manis pentadactyla isolate mManPen7 chromosome 14, mManPen7.hap1, whole genome shotgun sequence genome:
- the ASTE1 gene encoding protein asteroid homolog 1 encodes MGIRGLMSFVEDHSNEFFTDLKLQDTKIIIDGYALFHRLCFSSNLELQYGGDYDSFADVVQKFFESLFACNICPYVVLDGGCDISDKKLTTLKDRAREKIQMAHSLSVGGGGYVCPLLIREVFIQVLIKLQVCFVQCFSEADRDIMTLANYWNCPVLSSDSDFCIFDLKIGFCPLNSFQWRNMNTIKGTQDYYIPAKCFSLDALCRHFSNMNKALLPLFAVLCGNDHVNLPVVETFLSKVRLPLGGTSSKGRRHHRILGLLNWLSHFADPTEALDNVLKYLPKKDQENVKELLCCFMEEYQQSQVKLQDFFQYGTYACPDALNLGLPEWVLVALAKGQLSPFISDALVLRRTILHTQVENMQRPNAHRISLPIRQIIYGLLLNASPHLENISWNASSPQPLAFSEVERINKNIKTSIVDAVELAKDHSDLNKLTELSLARRQILLLETLKVKQRILDPVPDTLKLPIAISCYWLQHMEPRAKLHHVQALLLGMLTGPLHAMIYSPGIVDSATLAGSVPCCSLIGKREGSSAGEQRC; translated from the exons ATGGGTATCCGAGGACTTATGAGTTTTGTGGAGGATCATAGTAATGAGTTCTTCACTGATTTGAAGCTGCAAGACACAAAAATCATCATTGATGGCTATGCACTCTTTCACCGCCTTTGCTTCAGTTCAAACTTGGAGCTTCAGTATGGAGGGGACTATGATTCTTTTGCAGATGTTGTACAAAAATTCTTTGAATCACTGTTTGCTTGTAATATATGTCCATATGTTGTATTAGATGGTGGATGTGACATTTCAGATAAAAAGCTTACAACATTAAAGGATCGAGCTAGAGAGAAGATCCAGATGGCCCATTCCCTTTCTGTTGGTGGGGGTGGGTACGTATGTCCCTTACTCATCCGGGAAGTGTTCATTCAGGTTTTGATCAAGCTGCAGGtgtgttttgtccagtgcttttcAGAAGCAGATCGGGACATTATGACATTGGCTAATTACTGGAATTGTCCTGTGTTATCATCAGATAGTGACTTTTGCATTTTTGACCTGAAAATTGGGTTTTGTCCATTGAATAGCTTTCAGTGGAGAAACATGAACACTATTAAGGGCACACAAGACTACTATATCCCAGCCAAATGCTTTTCCCTTGATGCACTCTGCCGCCACTTCAGCAATATGAATAAAGCTCTACTACCTctctttgctgtgctgtgtggaaATGACCATGTTAATCTGCCTGTCGTGGAGACATTCTTAAGTAAAGTACGTCTTCCTCTTGGAGGTACCAGTTCTAAGGGGAGAAGACACCACCGAATTCTGGGACTTCTGAATTGGCTGTCTCATTTTGCTGACCCTACTGAAGCACTAGACAATGTTCTGAAGTATCTCCCAAAAAAGGATCAAGAAAATGTTAAGGAACTTCTGTGCTGTTTCATGGAAGAATACCAGCagtcccaggtgaagctgcaggACTTCTTCCAGTATGGCACTTATGCCTGTCCGGATGCCCTGAATCTGGGTTTACCAGAATGGGTACTAGTGGCTTTGGCCAAAGGCCAGCTGTCTCCTTTCATCAGCGATGCTTTGGTGCTAAGACGGACCATTCTTCACACACAGGTGGAAAACATGCAGCGTCCAAATGCCCACAGAATATCTCTGCCCATCCGACAAATCATCTATGGGCTGCTTTTGAATGCTTCTCCACATCTGGAAAACATTTCCTGGAATGCATCGTCTCCTCAGCCTCTAGCTTTCAGTGAAGTGGAAAGgattaataaaaatatcaaaacatcAATTGTTGATGCAGTAGAACTCGCCAAGGATCATTCTGATTTGAACAAATTGACTGAG CTCTCCTTGGCTAGACGGCAGATACTTCTGTTAGAAACACTGAAGGTGAAACAGCGCATCCTGGACCCCGTCCCTGATACATTGAAGTTGCCCATTGCTATCAGTTGCTACTGGTTGCAGCACATGGAGCCCAGGGCAAAGCTCCATCATGTCCAAGCCTTACTGCTGGGGATGCTGACGGGGCCTTTGCATGCCATGATCTACAGCCCTG gaatTGTGGACTCTGCAACCCTGGCAGGCTCAGTGCCTTGCTGCTCGCTAATTGGTAAAAG AGAAGGAAGTTCTGCGGGAGAACAGCGgtgctaa